In a genomic window of Vibrio gigantis:
- a CDS encoding M3 family metallopeptidase → MTATNYLNQLNQKYLATHKAKEDFFWDTYMGISDDHNGSTQAQTQWTEFLSAAEQITTIEKHISTIDEIRDAEEKESTLTGLNGWLATFKSHAIESRQSQKLKADLIRFEAALFEKKQNHVMTYVNEMGEETEGSLPVLGSTVRTNSNEEVRLSAHQTLLDLEQWLLVNGFIELIKKRNQFAQSLGFKTFFDYSVVKTEQMTTEQLFTILDDFDARTRDSHQQSLTNLAEQKGESALQAHNFTYSFAGDVMNDLDPYVPFSKSLRRWIESFGRLNIEYSQATLKLDLLDRKGKYPNGFCHGPIPSFCDQGAWVAAQVNFTSNAKPDQVGSGYDGINTLFHEGGHAAHFANVKMNAPCFSQEFAPTSMAYAETQSMFCDSLLNDADWLKQYALNSEGQPVPDELIKAIIDNKQPFRAYQERSILVVPYFERALYELADEDLTPEKITALARRTEKAILGLTCSPRPLMAIPHLLSDEASCSYQGYLLAHMAVYQTRAYFTDKFGYLTDNPEIGPLLAEHYWHKGNSVNHNGTIESLTGEGFNAKYLADECNLTPEQAWAIEERKIKQLASRERAQVADLNAKISIVDGATELANNEESNEQMCDDFERYIVEKYGR, encoded by the coding sequence ATGACGGCAACGAACTACCTCAACCAACTGAATCAAAAATATCTTGCGACTCATAAAGCAAAAGAAGACTTCTTTTGGGATACTTACATGGGGATAAGTGACGACCATAATGGGTCTACACAAGCGCAAACTCAGTGGACCGAATTTCTTAGCGCGGCTGAACAGATAACCACTATCGAAAAGCACATTTCTACCATTGACGAAATTCGAGACGCAGAAGAAAAAGAGAGCACATTGACTGGACTAAATGGCTGGTTAGCGACCTTTAAGTCTCACGCGATTGAATCTCGACAATCTCAGAAACTGAAAGCCGACCTAATCAGATTCGAAGCAGCTCTGTTTGAGAAAAAACAAAATCACGTAATGACTTACGTCAATGAGATGGGTGAAGAAACAGAAGGCTCTTTGCCAGTTCTAGGCTCAACAGTTAGAACTAATAGTAATGAAGAGGTAAGGCTTTCTGCACACCAAACATTGCTCGATTTAGAACAGTGGTTACTGGTAAATGGCTTCATTGAACTCATCAAAAAGCGTAACCAATTTGCTCAATCACTTGGTTTCAAAACCTTTTTTGATTACTCAGTAGTTAAAACTGAACAGATGACAACAGAGCAACTGTTTACGATCCTAGACGACTTCGATGCGCGCACGCGCGATAGCCATCAACAAAGTCTAACGAACTTAGCTGAGCAGAAAGGTGAAAGTGCACTGCAAGCTCACAACTTCACCTACTCTTTTGCTGGTGACGTTATGAATGACTTAGACCCTTATGTTCCCTTCTCAAAATCACTGAGACGCTGGATAGAATCTTTTGGTCGCCTAAACATTGAATACTCTCAAGCTACGTTGAAATTGGATTTACTTGATCGTAAAGGCAAATACCCTAATGGCTTCTGTCATGGGCCGATCCCTTCTTTCTGCGACCAAGGCGCTTGGGTTGCAGCTCAAGTCAACTTCACGAGCAACGCTAAACCCGATCAAGTAGGCAGTGGTTATGATGGGATTAACACGCTGTTTCACGAAGGTGGGCACGCAGCGCATTTTGCCAATGTGAAAATGAACGCGCCTTGTTTCTCTCAAGAGTTTGCACCAACCTCGATGGCTTATGCTGAAACTCAGTCTATGTTCTGTGACAGCTTGTTGAACGACGCCGATTGGTTAAAACAGTACGCGCTTAATTCAGAAGGCCAACCTGTGCCAGACGAATTGATTAAAGCAATTATTGATAACAAACAACCGTTTAGAGCCTATCAAGAGCGCAGCATTCTTGTGGTCCCTTATTTTGAGCGTGCACTTTACGAACTGGCTGATGAAGACCTAACACCTGAAAAGATCACAGCACTTGCACGTAGGACTGAAAAGGCAATTCTTGGATTGACTTGCAGCCCTCGCCCACTGATGGCGATCCCACATCTACTGTCGGATGAAGCATCTTGTTCATATCAAGGTTATCTATTGGCTCACATGGCGGTGTATCAAACACGTGCTTATTTCACCGACAAGTTTGGGTACTTAACGGATAACCCAGAGATCGGCCCTTTATTGGCTGAGCACTACTGGCATAAAGGCAATAGTGTTAATCACAATGGAACAATAGAGAGCCTGACTGGAGAAGGTTTCAATGCCAAATACCTTGCTGATGAGTGCAACTTAACACCTGAACAAGCATGGGCAATCGAAGAGAGAAAGATCAAACAACTGGCTTCTCGTGAACGTGCACAAGTCGCAGATTTAAATGCGAAAATATCGATCGTCGATGGCGCAACTGAATTAGCGAATAATGAAGAGTCGAATGAGCAAATGTGTGATGATTTTGAGCGTTATAT